TCTCCATGGCACAGGCTGCCGGCATGACTTTATCCACGGTACCACCGACAGCCTCGCAGGCAGCCATCATGAGGATCGGCCGAATACGTTTGCCGGCGGCAAACGTGGAATAGCGCATCGCCTTGTGAAGGCTTATGGGGAGCACATCCTCCCCGGGCAGATAGGTATCAAGTGCCTTATCCACCTGAGCCCGACGTTCTTTCAAGTAGGCATTGAGATCCATTTATCCTCCGATATAAATAATTGTTCAAATGGGTATTAAAACATTATTCTTCGAATTTGCCAATGGCCAGGGAACCGTCCTGTTTTCTAAGCAGGGTTTCCACCTGGGTTTCGACCGACTTCAGAAGTTCCTGACAGCGGTTGGCACACTTTACGCCGACCTCGAAAGATGTCAGGGACTCTTCCAGGGACAACTCCCCGGCTTCAAGCTTTTCCACAACGGCCTCCAGGGACCGCAGCGCTTCTTCAAATGTGTCAGGTTTATCCATGCATGCCTCTTATAAAAAATTCGGAGTGATTATCCACATCGGGAGCAAAAAGAGTCAAGGTTTTTAAGCACAAAAATCGCACCGATACTTAATCTCCATGATCCACCTCGTCAACAGTAGCCTCTACGGATCCCTTTGCAAAACGTATTTGAACCCGATCGCCCGGTGTCAATGTGCGGGCATCACGAACTATCGTCGAGGTCTTTGCGGAAAACACAATGGCGTATCCGCGATCGAGGGTGGCCAGAGGCGACAACGCATGCAGACGACTGCCGGCCAGCCCAAGACGGTTGGCAGCACGCTGCATCGTCTTTTCCATAGCCGAAAACAACCGT
This DNA window, taken from Syntrophotalea carbinolica DSM 2380, encodes the following:
- the xseB gene encoding exodeoxyribonuclease VII small subunit, whose amino-acid sequence is MDKPDTFEEALRSLEAVVEKLEAGELSLEESLTSFEVGVKCANRCQELLKSVETQVETLLRKQDGSLAIGKFEE